A genomic region of Chaetodon auriga isolate fChaAug3 chromosome 11, fChaAug3.hap1, whole genome shotgun sequence contains the following coding sequences:
- the LOC143328067 gene encoding uncharacterized protein LOC143328067, translated as MDKIINFIGEKAGDVVEDAVKSALGFGDKDEDKKEGGFSLFGGDKKKEEEEEGGLFSFGRDKKKEEEKGGFFSNMFDKDDEKEKDKKSGFHGLFSEQGAAGGNQMESEGGESGGQSVGVSDGDLLSDLMDVAEETSKGQ; from the exons ATGGATAAAATCATAAACTTCATCGGGGAGAAAGCGG GAGACGTAGTGGAGGATGCGGTGAAGAGCGCTCTGGGTTTCGGTGACAAGGACGAGGACAAGAAAGAAGGAGGTTTCTCGTTATTTGGAGGcgacaagaagaaagaagaggaggaggaaggaggactGTTCTCTTTTGGACGCgacaagaagaaagaggaggaaaagggaggCTTCTTCTCAAATATGTTTGACAAAGACGACGAGAAGGAGAAAGATAAGAAATCGGGATTTCACGGTCTCTTCAGCGAGCAGGGCGCAGCTGGAGGGAACCAGATggaaagtgaaggaggagaaagcggAGGACAAAGTGTAGGAGTGAGTGATGGAG ATTTGCTCAGTGATCTGATGGACGTGGCTGAAGAAACGTCTAAAGGCCAATAA
- the shld2 gene encoding shieldin complex subunit 2, translating into MCDRPKIHIFLGAPPPPSGPALMYGAGADGEEQTPANWRHLELTWQDGCLRPADEAGNQASSAASLQNQDQDGSSLNADWTTEASRARGDRIGSGCKFIADKEDRSSNSQGPVERFLSRDEEPDPGEDQCSSSVHEYLDSCFPAAQPEPEKTETEHPHCSKGWSSPAVPPLSAHTQYLSTWTLSQAVILRGRCSIQSATSPEKTLPPQTPPKDAQTPPSVSSSTPELFSPVTPSPGASAELFSHPCPTQRVEEGGVVLQATTDGVLCSQDAEQQESMAAQASPSKSPDFKKARISENLRTEASVAPPDSTAATRLWSPTTLLIQCDKQGVRYSVLVAVVHPCHLKEVKVKSGPTAGTFVPLASVVVTDQSGVEMKVVLWRRAAFWVLTVSPGDILLITGLQLNEDRWRGEMVLQSTFSSKLLNLGQITASTSPPVPQHVDARSLSSLCGFLRERRPLLVSLNLHPPQDLNRLPYATLRSLRVNTLVHAVLRVTHTHLSTAWRTEADARCRSAVQLQAVLTVEQPDGQQGALLLWGAAVDWLPRFRQDRAAVWDFHVLLVRDGLTADVLELHSTPWSSVHPLDAASPRAQNFFRPRRSLTGNSSSVELDLDTLLSQKYSGDVELRVQVTAFRFQDSLLSQNARQPVLDSSTPLDDILSALGGDITYTGCGRCSAELDTDANGIYGPCYPCLPHTAVRRYYRPGVLTVSGRGSSQVCVQVPPVLLQKIVEAPPDKLHRSSAPGSEVKLIQVAAERLQTLLSLPRKIVIVTVRSHFLCDENSIPLHQDFTLLDLQLPA; encoded by the exons ATGTGTGACCGGCCAAAGATCCACATCTTCCTGGGggctcctcctcccccctccggCCCAGCCTTGATGTATGGAGCTGGGGCTGACGGTGAGGAGCAAACCCCTGCCAACTGGAGACACCTGGAGCTCACCTGGCAGGATGGATGTCTGAGGCCTGCAG ATGAGGCTGGAAATCAAGCATCATCTGCAGCGAGTTTACAAAACCAGGACCAGGATGGCTCGTCGCTGAATGCTGATTGGACCACTGAGGCGTCACGAGCACGGGGAGATCGAATAGGATCCGGCTGCAAATTTATTGCAGATAAGGAAGACCGCAGCTCCAACAGTCAGGGACCTGTGGAGAGATTTCTGAGCCGAGATGAAGAACCAGATCCTGGAGAAGATCAGTGTTCGTCTTCAGTTCATGAGTATCTGGACAGCTGTTTCCCTGCAGCTCAACCAGAaccagaaaaaacagaaactgaacatcCACATTGCTCTAAAGGCTGGTCGTCACCGGCCGTCCCTCCTCTGTCCGCCCACACTCAGTACCTCAGCACCTGGACTCTGAGTCAGGCAGTGATCCTGAGAGGCAGATGTAGTATCCAATCAGCAACCAGCCCTGAGAAAACCCTGCCTCCTCAAACCCCACCTAAAGATGCCCAAACACCACCATCCGTCTCCTCCAGCACCCCGGAGCTCTTCAGTCCCGTAACCCCGTCACCTGGAGCCTCTGCAGAGCTCTTCAGCCATCCCTGCCCAACACAGAGGGTGGAGGAAGGCGGCGTTGTCCTTCAGGCCACCACAGATGGCGTGCTCTGCTCCCAGGACGCCGAGCAACAGGAGTCCATGGCCGCCCAAGCCTCCCCTTCCAAATCTCCTGATTTCAAGAAAGCTCGAATCTCAGAAAACCTCAGGACTGAAGCGTCTGTGGCGCCGCCTGACAGCACCGCCGCCACCAGACTCTGGAGTCCCACCACACTTCTGATCCAGTGTGACAAGCAGGGGGTGCGCTACTCAGTTCTGGTGGCGGTGGTTCACCCCTGTCATCTGAAGGAGGTCAAG GTGAAGTCCGGGCCGACGGCGGGGACCTTCGTTCCTCTGGCATCCGTTGTAGTAACGGACCAATCAGGTGTAGAGATGAAAGTTGTGCTGTGGCGGCGAGCGGCGTTCTGGGTCTTGACAGTCAGTCCTGGAGACATTCTGCTCATCACAG GACTGCAGTTGAATGAGGACAGGTGGAGAGGTGAGATGGTGCTGCAGTCAACCTTCAGCAGCAAACTGCTCAACCTGGGACAGATCACCGCCTCCACCTCCCCACCAG ttccTCAGCACGTTGATGCTCgttctctcagctctctgtgtggCTTCCTTCGGGAGCGACGCCCCCTGCTGGTGTCTTTGAACCTCCACCCCCCTCAGGACCTGAATCGCCTCCCCTACGCCACCCTGAGGTCACTGAGGGTCAACACGCTAGTTCACGCCGTGCTgcgtgtcacacacacacacctcagcacaG CGTGGCGGACTGAGGCGGACGCCCGCTGCAGGTCGGCGGTGCAGCTGCAGGCCGTTCTGACTGTGGAGCAGCCGGATGgtcagcagggggcgctgcttCTGTGGGGAGCAGCTGTGGACTGGCTGCCTCGCTTCAGGCAAGACAgag CGGCTGTTTGGGACTTCCACGTCCTCCTGGTGAGAGACGGTTTGACCGCTGATGTCCTGGAGCTGCACTCCACCCCCTGGAGCTCCGTCCATCCTCTGGACGCTGCCAGCCCCCGAGCGCAGAACTTCTTCCGACCACGACGCAGTctcacaggaaacagcagcagtgtggagcTGGACCTCGACACGCTGCTGTCCCAGAAATACAGCG GTGACGTGGAGCTCAGAGTCCAGGTCACTGCCTTCCGCTTCCAGGATTCTCTGCTTTCCCAGAATGCACGGCAGCCGGTCCTGGACAGCTCCACGCCGCTGGACGACATCCTGTCTGCGCTGGGCGGTGACATCACCTACACCGGCTGCGGTCGCTGCTCCGCCGAGCTCGATACTGATGCAAACGGCATCTACGGCCCCTGTTACCCCTGCCTGCCCCACACCGCCGTCCGCCGCTACTACAG gccaGGTGTGCTGACAGTCAGTGGGCGGGGCAGcagtcaggtgtgtgttcaggttcctcctgttctgctgcagaAGATCGTGGAGGCTCCACCTGATAAACTCCACAGGAGCTCAG CTCCAGGTTCAGAAGTGAAGCTCAtccaggtggcagcagagaggctgcagaccctcctctccctcccgaGAAAGATCGTCATCGTCACCGTCCGgagccacttcctgtgtgaCGAGAACAGCATCCCCCTCCATCAGGACTTCACTCTGCTGGACCTTCAGCTCCCCGCCTGA